The genomic window GTGCCGACTTGATACGGTCTTGCATTTCCGCCCATTGGAGCTCCTGGAGCTGCTCCTCAAAGAGCTCCTCGCCGTCTTCCATCGTCTGCCTCGCACAGGCCTCGACATCGCGGGCCGTCTTGAGAGCACTGGAATCTGATATCTGTCTCCAGTACCGAAGTGTTTCGGGGGGATGACGTTCAAAGAGCTGTGCCGACTTGACCACGAGCTCGTCCAAGTCCATCTTGGAGGGAACCTTGCCAAGGATGACGTGTAGCATGTCCGGCTCGTCGATCTCGAAGATCTCTCGCCGGCGGTCCAAGATGATTTGAGCAAATACGTACACGCTGAAGACGGGTTCCCGAGCTAGGAAAACGTCAAACAGACGGACGATGTCTCGATAACCCTCAATGTTGTGGGCATACATGGTTAGGGTGCCTGCGAGGGCATAGAAAGGCTCGACGCCCGAGAGGTGTCGTCGCAGCTTTGGATCGGCAGCGTGAAGGATGTCGGGAAGAAGGCGTAGTTGAGCGGTTGTTGGGCCCAGATTCGGCAGCATGAAGTCACGTATCCTCAGGACGGAGAGGCGGGCAAGCACACGAGCCCTCCATGGCGgtgccagcaccagcaacaAGACCTGGGAAATATCGTGATAGCCTTGGAAATAGCACAAGTAAGGGTACCGACGGAGAACTTCGGTGATGAGGGAGGATAGCTCTGACTTGTGCAGACTCAACTCTGCATCGGACACATCTATCACGGCATTAGTCCCATGCTCTCGTTGTGATCCTCAGAGAAACAAGAGGCGGATACATACTGTTTGGGTAGTAAATGAAAGAACGGTTGACGTCAAGCTGAACCTGATCTTCATCGCGATGACGAGGCAATTCTTTCCAGTCTGCAGAGGCATCTTGTGACGAGGCTAGATCCTCTTGGCAACTAGAAGGGGCATCGAGACCGAGCAATATGGGCCCTAGTAGACGTCGTGTAAGTATGGAGTACGGATACTAGGAAGGCAGTGGCTCCAGCCGGAAATAAGACAGACATACAGGCTTGCCTGCGCAAGACATCCGACAGGAATCCACCTCTGGCTTCAGCTAGGGATCGCAGACGGCCAATGTCTTTCCATCTGCAGGCGTCGAGAATCTCGGCGGCTTTGGGATCCGACAAGGCATCGTCTTGGCTGCGGTCGTGGCTGGAGCCGGCATATGATCCCGATCTTGACCTGgagttgaggctgctgctgctggtgcgACTGATGGCGGCCGGAGTCTGGCGGCCGCTGACCAAGGGCGACGGCGATTGCGCTGGGGGATCTCCTCGACGGGGATTGTCCATGGCTGGGTCCATCAGAGCATGAGCGGGCAAATGGTGTGTCAGGAAAAACAAAAAGGTGGATGTGGACGGATGGGGGAGGGATATCGGACGGATGCAAAAATGAATGGCCTGGAAGCCAATTcacaccatggccgagagACAGAACGGTCTGGTCTGGCCTGGCTCAGATCCGATATAGGTAGTTTAGCCCCCCTGCTTCAGAGTTTTTCCTCCTGCTTCCCTAAAACGAAATGAAATGTGACGAATCTGGGTTctgctgttgatgagcttgggcGTCGTCGCAAGGGGCCAGACAGAGAGTGATTCGTGTCACTTGCTGTGTGAGTGAAGCACGAGAGTGTTGCAGAAGCTTCTCTTAGTGGCTGCGTTGGAAGGTTGATCCCTGCCCAGCTGATGCAAG from Fusarium keratoplasticum isolate Fu6.1 chromosome 10, whole genome shotgun sequence includes these protein-coding regions:
- a CDS encoding Rab-GAP TBC domain-containing protein, whose protein sequence is MDPAMDNPRRGDPPAQSPSPLVSGRQTPAAISRTSSSSLNSRSRSGSYAGSSHDRSQDDALSDPKAAEILDACRWKDIGRLRSLAEARGGFLSDVLRRQAWPILLGLDAPSSCQEDLASSQDASADWKELPRHRDEDQVQLDVNRSFIYYPNNVSDAELSLHKSELSSLITEVLRRYPYLCYFQGYHDISQVLLLVLAPPWRARVLARLSVLRIRDFMLPNLGPTTAQLRLLPDILHAADPKLRRHLSGVEPFYALAGTLTMYAHNIEGYRDIVRLFDVFLAREPVFSVYVFAQIILDRRREIFEIDEPDMLHVILGKVPSKMDLDELVVKSAQLFERHPPETLRYWRQISDSSALKTARDVEACARQTMEDGEELFEEQLQELQWAEMQDRIKSALWSYRRPAKAIGMALMVGALAIYLRRNPAIMHQTAAFFSR